AAGCTCCTGGTGCAGCGAGGCGAGGAGGGGCTCATGAGGTGTGTGTGGAAGGGAGATGATGGTACGAGAACACCGACTGTGCACTGCCAGAAGTTGGAGAGTTATGATACGCTCTTCCGCGGTTTCCATCACTTCACACACGACGATCTGAGGGAGTCCAAATCTAAGGAGGCCGTCCGTGAGGAGCTGAGTTCTGCAAAACCAGAATCGGAAGAGCAAGTCTCTCTAGCATTCATTCAGAATGTCCCAGAGGAGCAGACAATGACAGAACATGTCACAGAGGTTGCAGCAGACATCATTGAAAATGAGGACCCTGATTTGATAATTGATGATACTATGTGTAGCACATGTGGTGACCGTTTCACCGACGTCAGGAAGGGACTGAATTTTGCTGATGAAGCAGGGGATTTGCAAGCTGTGGAGGCTGGTGATACTGTGACACACATTTCTGACAGCAGGGACGGGTTGACGAAATCAGATGTCATCACTCGACAAGACCATGAGGAGAGTGAGGAGCACAAGAGGAAGGTTGAGGAATGCATAGTGTTCAAAGAAAAACTCAAGAGACATGTGGAGTCTATAGTAGAAAATACCAAGAAGCTGAAGGACTTACCTCACCCATCGTTCCCTGCAGATGAAATGGGGATGCTCAAGCACACTATGCTAAAGCAGTACGAGTCACTTCACAAATGTATTGAAGTTGTGCGTACGAAGCGGGATTGGGCAAATTGGCAAGATGTTAGGGAGGCTGCTAGGAAGCTATTCGAAGCAAATGGGGAGCTGGTAACCAAGGTCCAGGCTTGGGATAAGGAGGTAATAGCTCTTCTTTTCATAGAATTCAGTCGGTCATAAACTCATTTGATTTGCTTTTTGTTGGCAAACTAATAATTTGGGGAATAATTTGTTGGAATAATGTTGTGTTACAATGTTATTTTCTCCCAGTTTGTATGCTGTGCACAATGTACGTGTATCTTACATGCAAACTACACACACCCCTACACGTTGGTTCAACAAAAATTCCAGCCACTATCTACCTCTTAGGCAGATTTTTGCTCTGTAGGATTACCATGCGTGTCGTATATGTTACGCAGACTTTGACATCGATATGTACGCAACAAGTGTCTAAGCTGCAAACAGCTTACGTGGCTCAAAAGCATAGGTTGTGCGCAGCTTCCATGTAAAAGAACAGCATTGTGGCAAATTCTCAGATGAGGATAATTCTATTTTCAGCAAGCAGCAAAGATGTCATCTGCTGGAGCTGTGAACATTGCCAAAGCTGCGACTCCTGAACCAGATCCCCAAGACTTGGAAGATGAGGCTTTGCAGAAGGTCGTGGATGAACCGGACAAatggaaaatgaaaaaacagaAACGGCTGAATAAGGCGCGCAGGAAGCCAAACACCAGTAAAAGATAATAATTTTCTTGATTGATTCTTCTTTTTGGTTTTCAGTGCCAGTGGCAAGAAAGAGATTAGTGGTTTTCTGTAATAAAGTCTTTGCCCACTTGTGTTTTTAGAAAGCAAGTTTGCTATGTGCGGTAGATGTTTATTGTCACCTTTTAGTCATAAATTCTTTATGTGGTACGTTATATTGTACACTGTATGTATGTTATCTTTGTTCCGGTAGAACTCGGAGATTATGATTAATTTCATGACTCCCGACTCACCTTTGAGACTGAATTACAGTCATCAAGTGCCATTTATCAGTCCAACTTAGTGGAAGAACACTTTCACATTGATCAATCATGATTACTTGTAAAACAATATCTGAACACTTTGATTTACAACAATATACAAATGTTTGAAGTGTGCATATTTAGCCAGAAATAATGAAGTGATGAAATAGACAACAACTTCATTCATTGTGAAGACTCTGATATTTCTTGATACACGATTTAAGCTGTGTTATATTACAAGTTACCAGTTAGGTATATTTTACACCTGACGACAGATTAAAGTACTGGAAGATTGGTTTGATTTTTGTGCCAATAGTGTGATCTGGACTCATCAAGCAACATCATTTTAGTCagatacaggtacatgtacatgaatatcaTGATCCTGGACAGGGGTTTTTCGATCTTTACTGAAATTATAATCAACACCACTCGTAATAAACTTCAAATTAACACCATGTTTTTCGATATAAAGTTTTCAATATATATTTCTATACCTGAAGAAAACTTCGTATGAGATATCTGTAATGTTTGTTTTTCTAGAGATATTGCCATGATCAGGGGTGAGATTATTTCCTTGAGATCGTCTTTTCCAAGGTATTTTTCCACAGGTTTATCATTCATGCATCCAACAGTTTATGCTCGAGATACTACTCTTTATTTTACAAGGTACAGCCATGACCAAAATagatttcattcatttatttttttacCCAGAAAACGTGCTGAGATGACAGACGACTTCATTGGGAGACAAACACATTTGGTCACTTACATTGTTTAGATGCTGCAAAATAGCATTTTTATGCCTATGAACTACTGCCCTGCACGAGCAGGGATTTTTTGAAGTCACAGAGCATCAATCACAGTGTTGGGCTTGACACAGTCATGAGGTTTTTCCTCTTTGTCCCTGGTGCTGGGGCATAAGGCCTTCACCATTTCTGGCGATCTTCCCTTGTCCTTGACCACTCTTATTGATGTGTCCCAAGACAGGCCAAAGGTACAGATATATATGTGGCTCGCAAAGGAAGTCCTATTGCCTCTTTACTTGTTATTGTGAAATTGgttcaaaataaacaaacaaaaatataattttggccATTGCAGTACTTTGTGAATTGAAGAGTACCGTGACAACTCCCTTACTGGACACCTCTGTTTAGCAGGACATCTTCTCTCATTAGGACACTGTAATTGGTCCTACATTATGTATTAAacatttccattaaatttgacctcttcagtcgggacacctctctattaaagacagtatttgtcaatcccaagggtgtcctcgacagagaggttccattgtagtATTAAATTAATCTTCAATTATGCCATTATGTTATAGAAAGGTTTATTCAAGATTACTGCTATATTTTGCCATTTACAGTGAGACATTTGCTTGATTCATTTGTGCGTAGATGATTATGTTGATATATTATTTGGTGCtttatgattttgaaatttcaaagtATTACTTGTAGGAGTTCGCTGTTATTTTTACTTTTCTCCTTCCTTGATTTACAAAATGCTTCCAAACTGCCTTATTTGCTTGTTTACATGAACTTAAAGGGAGACaacaggcaggagctagggggtctAATTTGTCATCTTCTGGTGACTAGTATCAAGAGTTACTAAGGAACAGTCTATTTCGTCCATGCAATGTAGTGTAACTAACAGTCTTCCAGTAAACTTGTGACCTGaccctcatggtcttatactcccTAGAATTCATGTTAGCCCATGACGTTTTGGATACCAATTTCTCTTTGTAATCTATATCGGTCCATTTCTAGCGAACTTAGAATTACTGTTGCCATGCATACAGTATTCAGTGATACATGTGAATTCCTCTCCCAGCCGAATGTGATTACCGTATATATACTTCATCAAGTTTCCATTGCCAAAAAACGCCGTTGTTATacattatttcagaaaatactTCACAGAGTTTGAGATTATGATCTTCTCTTAAAGATGTGGCCATGCAAAAATTAGGTTTGACTCCCTATCAAGAAAGTCTAGCCCCAACTTCACTGATGTTCAGTCTTGTACTGTCTTTGGGATTTTTGGGACCAACTTTTACCCTGATGTGCAGGGGCATCCTCCTCCATTTAATGTACTGTATAATTTGCACATTATATACTGCTTGTGTTCATAAGACTATGCAATAAAactgatttattttcaatgaaaatgtcctTACTTCATTTGGATAACCAGAGACATATCTGATGTCTTTCATGTGCAGCCAATGTCTTGAGACAATCAGAGATGTATCTGATGTCTTTCATGTGCAGCCAATGTCTTGAGACAGTCCGAGATGAATCTGATGTCTTTCTTGTGCAGCCAATGTCTTGGGATAACCAGAGATGTATCTGATGTCTTTCATGTGCAGCCAATGTCTTGAGACAACCAGAGACATATCTGATGTCTTTCATGTGCAGCCAATGTCTTGAGACAATCAGAGATGTATCTGATGTCTTTCATGTGCAGCCAATGTCTTGAGACAGTCCGAGATGAATCTGATGTCTTTCTTGTGCAGCCAATGTCTTGGGATAACCAGAGATGTATCTGATGTCTTTCATGTGCAGCCAATGTCTTGAGACAATCCGAGACATATCTGATGTCTTTCATGTGCAGCCAATGTCTTGAGACAGTCCGAGATGTATCTGATGTCTTTCATGTGCAGCCAATGTCTTGAGACAATCCGAGACATATCTGATGTCTTTCATGTGCAGCCAATGTCTTGAGACAATCAGAGACATATCTGATGTCTTTCATGTGCAGCCAATGTCTTGAGACAATCAGACATGTATCTGATGTCTTTCATGTGCAGCAAATGTCTTTAGACAATCAGAGACATATCTGATGTCTTTCATGTGCAGCCAATGTCTTGAGACAATCAGAGATGTATCTGATGTCTTTCATGTGCAGCCAATGTCTTGAGACAATCAGACATGTATCTGATGTCTTTCATGTGCAGCCAATGTCTTGAGACAACCAGAGATGTATCTGATGTCTTTCATGTGCAGCCAATGTCTTGAGACAATCAGACATGTATCTGATGTCAATCATGTGCAGCCAATGTCTTGAGACAACCAGAGACATATCTGATATCTTTCATGTGCAGCCAATGTCTTGAGACAATCAGAGATGTATCTGATGTCTTTCATGTGCAGCCAAAGTCTTGAGACAATCAGACATGTATCTGATGTCTTTCATGTGCAGCCAATGTCTTGAGACAACCAGAGATGTATCTGATGTCTTTCATGTGCAGCCAATGTCTTGAGACAATCAGACATGTATCTGATGTCTTTCATGTGCAGCCAATGTCTTGGGATATTTAGAGACATATCAGATGTCTTCAATGTGCAGCCAATGTCTTGGGATAACCAGAGACGTATCTGGTGTCTTTCATGTGGAGCCTCGTCTTTAGACAACCGGAGACATATCAGATGCCCTTCTTGTGGAGCTGGTGTTTTGAGACAGCCAGGCATATCTGTTGCCCTTCTTGTGGAGCTTGTGTTTTGAGACAGCCAGGCATATCTGATGCCCTTCTTGTGGAGCTTGTGTTTTGAGACAGCCAGGCATATCTGATGCCCTTCTTGTGGAGCTGGTGCCTTTGAGACAGTCAGACATATCAGATGCCCTTCTTGTGGAGCTGGTATCTTGAGACAGCCAGGCATATCTGATGCCCTTCTTGTGGAGCGTGTGTTTTGAGACAGCCAGGCATATCTGATGCCCTTCTTGTGGAGCTGGTGCCTTTGAGATAGCCAGGCACATCTGCTGCCCTTCTTGTGGAGCTGGTGTCTTTGAGACAGCCAGGCATATCTGATGCCCTTCTTGTGGAGCTGGTGTCTTTGAGACAGCCAGGCATATCTGATGCCCTTCTTGTGGAGCTGGTGTCTTTGAGACAGCCAGGCATATCTGATGCCTTGTTCGTAGAGCTGGTGTATTTCGACAACCAGATATATATCTGATGCTTTTCATGTGGAGGTGACTTGAGGCAACCAGAGATGGATCTGATGCCTTTCATGAGCAGGTGCCTTGAGACCACCAGAGACCTATCAGAGATCTCATGTGGAGCCGGTGTCTTGAGTCACCTCATATCTTGCAGGTGTGCTGACTGTTCCAGGCTGAGCGAGAGGCTACATGGCCAGGCAAAGAGACTGGCCTGCATTGTCTGGAGTGACAAGCAGGATCTGGTGAAGACAGTCCAATTTGTGACTGCCATCATAGGACTAAAGATGTGACAAAATAGCCATCCAACTAGATATCGACAACAGAAGAAGAATATATAtgtcttttatcatgtttattcagATTAAAATCTGGAAAAGTTGTCACACCAAATACTATTTTCAATTACGGCTACttttgaggacaccctcgggctGATattaagtgctgtccttaatagagaagtgtctaTATTAGAGAGGTAAAGTTGATTGGAAACACATTTaagaccagaactagtgtccataACATAGAGTGTCCTAACAGAGAGTCTGCTAAGGGTATGTTCTACCAATTGcttgaatattttcaaatgaattcaTCTATCCTATCCAATTCCACGTCATAATCTTGACTTGAGCATCCACGATTTCAGCAACTGATGAGCAAGAGCCTGCCTCGGGGGAACAAAGAGATTGTCCTTGTGTTTATGAGCAAACATTAATGCGATTTCCTGTTTGGAGAACCAGCGTGCGTCTTCCAATTCCTCATGGTCCACCTAAAAAAGAAAAGATGGGAATTTACAAAAACATATCAGACAGAAATTCCTGAAGAGAAATTGGGGATGCCTTGGTCACAATTGAGAAAACCTTTGAACAGAACTACAAGGCAGGCCACAGATGGAACCCATGGAGGCAATGACTAACAGACCCCACAGCCGATAGAGATGATCCTTCGGAAATGAGCTGAAGTCCCTACAGCTGTCGTGGACCAAAATTGAGGCAGAAGGAGGTGCCAATGTTATATATTGCTGCAGAGACACTTTGGGATATCAAGGAGCACCTTTGAAAGCAATCACTACTGCTCCAGTTAAGATACACTAGGATTTGACTCCAAAACGTCCAATTAGTCAATACACCACTTTAAATGATCCAATAGGGGACAGAAATCCTTCCAGAGGACTTATTTGGAACAATTTTTGCATCTGACACTCGTACACAGAAGTCACTATCTTTCCTTCAACTTTTGAACTCATAGATAATGTGTTTACCTTTAGCACCTCTGTCTTGCTGTAAGCCATGCATCCTATCATGAGCGTGCTGGGATAGGGCCACGGTTGACTACTGTGGTACTCCACATGGCTAATTGGGATCCCTCCCTCCTCCTCCATCTCTCGCAGGCAAGCATCTTCGATACTCTCACCTGGAAAAGGGATTTATATACAAAAGATGATCTTTTGTACAGATGAGAAATTGTGGTTCACCTTTCAAAGTTAAAGTTAGGCTTTATAGTCTGATGTCAACAACGATATGGTCATCATCTGACTTAACACTTTAACCCTGGCCTAATCTGAAACCTTTTGATAAAACAGGTAAATCAGCATAACAACTTGAGCATTTCTGACCTGCACCAAAAACCAACATTTTTCTGCTAGTAACCATTTACATACCTGAGTTGAGAAAggcaagttagacaaagagacctgtctAGAGTCACACACCAATTTTTGCGAGTGCCAATGTGTACATACCTGCTTCCACAAATCCAGCTAGACATGACCACATCCCGGGTGGGAAGCGTTTCTGTCTTCCTAAGAGACACTTTTGTCCATCTGGAGACAAGACAAGTACGATGATCGATGGGTCGACACGTGGGTAGGAGGTGTTATGGATCGCTGAAAAATATTATGATGCAGAGAAAAACAAGACTTCAACTAATGATAGGGTATTAATGCCTTACTTTTCATATAAGGTATGTATTCTTTGAACATTGAGATTCGTTTTACTTGGGTCTTTATAACAGTCAGCAAAAGCCCATCtaaagtgagaaacatgaatagcttgtgataGACTCCCAGAAGAGCAGACTGGGACATCCTTGGATTGTGTTCAGTGTACACCACCTCTGCCAGGAAGACAATATAGAAAGACAGCATCTTGATATTTTAGAATTTGTGACAGAAAAATAAATCAAGTTTACCTTTAAGAGTTTCACATTCCTGATTTTCACACTTCCTTTTGTAACCAGCCTCTGTCGAGTTCGTCTTGCTCCCACAGGTTGGACAGAATTTATTTTTGTTATTCCAGTCAAGAATTGAATACGCCTGCGCACAGATGGCTGCATCTCCGTCCTGCACTTGTAGCAATCCGGGAAACAACTGGAGAAACTCTGTATCCTTGACGTACATCGTAAACGATTCCTCCTCCACAGCAGACGGAACCCCAAGGGCAAACCAAGCCGGCTTTGATTTGTCCTTGCCCTCTTCCAGGCCTAAAAACACACACTGCGTCCCAACTTTCAGAACCATGTGGACGTCCTCATAACTCAGAGTAACAAGTTCATATCGGGATCGCCCACGACTGTCTTTTTCGTTTTTCACCAAGGTACTGCTTTCGCGGA
This is a stretch of genomic DNA from Lineus longissimus chromosome 2, tnLinLong1.2, whole genome shotgun sequence. It encodes these proteins:
- the LOC135482746 gene encoding NAD-capped RNA hydrolase NUDT12-like isoform X2; the encoded protein is MISFIGRTIYTSRALCTEMSPDLDKDYRDASWWKKLHERVQDGNMSVVQSMISGLKPGQMNNADAEGWTPLMLAAQKGHHDLVKTFLDLGCDSLAVNKSGQTALSLALFGNHSDVINLLLHHKPKEEASSIFFCDSPLDRAAGRRVDPAWLEETMKRETSKFIIFRESSTLVKNEKDSRGRSRYELVTLSYEDVHMVLKVGTQCVFLGLEEGKDKSKPAWFALGVPSAVEEESFTMYVKDTEFLQLFPGLLQVQDGDAAICAQAYSILDWNNKNKFCPTCGSKTNSTEAGYKRKCENQECETLKAIHNTSYPRVDPSIIVLVLSPDGQKCLLGRQKRFPPGMWSCLAGFVEAGESIEDACLREMEEEGGIPISHVEYHSSQPWPYPSTLMIGCMAYSKTEVLKVDHEELEDARWFSKQEIALMFAHKHKDNLFVPPRQALAHQLLKSWMLKSRL
- the LOC135482746 gene encoding NAD-capped RNA hydrolase NUDT12-like isoform X1, encoding MNRLRSVFANHIRRICIGRTIYTSRALCTEMSPDLDKDYRDASWWKKLHERVQDGNMSVVQSMISGLKPGQMNNADAEGWTPLMLAAQKGHHDLVKTFLDLGCDSLAVNKSGQTALSLALFGNHSDVINLLLHHKPKEEASSIFFCDSPLDRAAGRRVDPAWLEETMKRETSKFIIFRESSTLVKNEKDSRGRSRYELVTLSYEDVHMVLKVGTQCVFLGLEEGKDKSKPAWFALGVPSAVEEESFTMYVKDTEFLQLFPGLLQVQDGDAAICAQAYSILDWNNKNKFCPTCGSKTNSTEAGYKRKCENQECETLKAIHNTSYPRVDPSIIVLVLSPDGQKCLLGRQKRFPPGMWSCLAGFVEAGESIEDACLREMEEEGGIPISHVEYHSSQPWPYPSTLMIGCMAYSKTEVLKVDHEELEDARWFSKQEIALMFAHKHKDNLFVPPRQALAHQLLKSWMLKSRL